From a single Vespula pensylvanica isolate Volc-1 chromosome 24, ASM1446617v1, whole genome shotgun sequence genomic region:
- the LOC122637100 gene encoding RNA helicase aquarius isoform X2 — MDDCHLVVRCQLSNLLHRPEGGLFGQLLEMLKFYARFEISEETGDPLTDHDMTQLHYAKITSLQKAVFAKFRDLRNFALANVASVDTRDALNKHFGSLSQEELKSIASYLNLVPPKEREKNENWYRLDIDFLRELLISRHERRASQLEELNEMPLYPTEDIIWNESIVPTEYFSGEGCLALPKLNLQFLTLHDYLLRNFNLFRLESTYEIRQDIEDAVSRLSPWQAEDGGVYFGGWARMAQPITQFAVVEVAKPNIGEKRPSRVRADVTINLSVRKEIKSEWENLRKHDVCFLITVKPQNPIGTKYSHKLPFIPQVGLATVRGCEVEGMLDSNGRVIEDGPEPRPILPGDTRTYRVWLDSNQYRIDMDNASHGGEDVYEGFNVIMRRKPKENNFKAVLETIRELMNTECVVPDWLHDIILGYGDPGAARYSRMPNEIATMDFNDTFLDINHLRSSFPHYEIIVKCDEPEKLVRPFRLTFEDVIAKQNNEHIDKIIIVEPHVPPSRGPYKANEPKKNQIPFTPTQVEAIRAGMQPGLTLVVGPPGTGKTDVAVQIISNLYHNFPYQRTLIVTHSNQALNQLFEKIMALDIDERHLLRLGHGEEALETEKDFSRYGRVNYVLAKRLDLLMEVQRLQESLNVKGDVAYTCETAGHFFMYQIQTRWERFETKIKQRQGSDASSSSAFIVDEEFPFHKFFDNAPQPLFKHKSFEEDMEIARSCFRYIERIFAQLEEFRAFELLRSGLDRSKYLLVKEAKVIAMTCTHAALKRRELVDMGFKYDNILMEESAQILEIETFIPLLLQNPQDGYNRLKRWIMIGDHHQLPPVIKNMAFQKYSNMEQSLFARFVRLGVPTVDLDGQGRARPSICNLYNWRYKKLGNLLHVERSAEYLVANAGFLYDFQLVNVEDFNGIGESEPSAYFYQNLAEAEYCVAVFMYMRLLGYPADKISILTTYNGQKHLIRDVINIRCANNPLIGRPNKVTTVDKYQGQQNDYIILSLVKTRAVGHLRDARRLVVAMSRARLGLYVFARVSLFKNCFELTPAFNQLMQRPLKLQLLPRETYPTDRLNDAIPSSSSMEIEDMPHMAKFVYDYYMEKVSGIKESQKMWQKPGSMQTSGSPVHKVPAHPGADDDTDDEEEGEQQQETQEIINEITENKCEPIQNLIDEPTSEAEDNDE, encoded by the exons CTCCTGGAAATGCTGAAGTTCTATGCCAGATTCGAAATTAGTGAAGAAACGGGAGATCCTTTGACCGATCACGATATGACTCAATTACATTATGCCAAAATTACGTCCCTTCAG aaagcgGTTTTCGCTAAATTTCGTGATCTACGGAATTTTGCTTTGGCAAATGTAGCAAGCGTGGATACCAGAGATGCACTTAATAAACATTTTGGATCTCTTAG tcaaGAAGAATTGAAATCTATTGCAAGTTATTTAAATCTGGTACCAccaaaggaaagagagaagaatgaaaattggTATCGCTTGGACAtagattttcttcgagaattatta aTATCGCGACACGAACGTAGAGCATCTCAACTCgaagaattaaatgaaatgcCACTCTATCCAACCGAGGATATCATTTGGAACGAAAGTATCGTACCAACCGAATATTTTTCAGGCGAAGGCTGTTTAGCTTTGCCGAAATTAAACTTGCAATTTTTAACTCTGCACGATTATCTTTTAAGAAactttaatctttttcgtttagaatccacat aTGAAATACGTCAAGATATCGAAGACGCTGTGAGTAGATTGAGTCCATG gcAAGCAGAAGATGGTGGTGTATATTTTGGTGGTTGGGCTAGAATGGCACAACCCATTACTCAATTTGCAGTGGTTGAAGTAGCCAAACCTAATATTGGTGAAAAGAGACCATCCCGAGTACGTGCCGATGTCACGATCAACTTGAGTGTTCGAAAGGAGATCAAGTCAGAATGGGAAAATCTTCGGAAGCATGatgtttgttttcttattacaGTGAAACCACAAAATCCAATCG GTACAAAATATAGTCATAAGCTTCCTTTTATACCACAAGTTGGTTTAGCGACAGTACGTGGATGTGAAGTAGAGGGTATGTTAGATTCCAATGGAAGAGTTATAGAAGATGGCCCTGAGCCAAGACCTATTTTACCAGGAGATACAAGAACTTACAGAGTATGGTTAGACTCTAATcaatatcgaatcgatatgGATAACGCTAGTCACGGGGGTGAAGATGTTTACGAAggatttaatgtaataatgagACGAAAGCctaaagaaaataactttAAAGCTGTTTTAGAGACTATACGAGAACTCATGAACACGGAATGTGTTGTTCCGGATTGGCTTCATGACATTATACTTGGATATGGTGATCCTGGTGCTGCTCGTTATTCCAG AATGCCGAATGAAATAGCAACGATGGATTTCAACGATACGTTTCTCGATATAAACCATTTACGATCTAGCTTTCCACATTACGAGATTATAGTAAAATGCGATGAACCAGAAAAACTCGTTAGACCTTTCCGATTGACGTTCGAAGATGTTATCGctaaacaaaataatgaacatattgacaaaattattatagttgAACCTCACGTACCTCCTAGCCGAGGTCCATACAAAGCTAATGAACCTAAAAA AAATCAAATACCTTTTACACCAACACAAGTGGAGGCCATCAGAGCTGGAATGCAACCAGGTTTAACACTTGTAGTAGGTCCACCTGGTACTGGTAAAACGGATGTAGCAGTTCAAATTATATCTAAtctttatcataattttccTTATCAAAGAACACTCATTGTGACGCATTCAAATCAAGCACTAAATcaattgtttgaaaaaattatggCACTTGATATAGACGAACGTCACTTGTTACGTCTTGGTCATGGAGAAGAAGCATTAGAAACTGAAAAAGATTTCAGTAGATATGGTAGAGTAAATTATGTGCTAGCTAAACGTTTAGATCTACTTATGGAAGTACAAAGACTACAG GAATCATTGAATGTGAAGGGTGATGTAGCGTATACATGTGAGACAGCAGGACATTTCTTTATGTATCAAATACAAACACGTTGGGAACGTTTTGAGActaaaattaaacaaagacAAGGATCAGacgcatcgtcgtcgtcggcttTTATCGTGGATGAAGAATTTCCATTCCATAAATTCTTTGATAATGCACCACAACCATTGTTTAAACATAAGTCATTTGAAGAAGATATGGAGATTGCACGTAGTTGTTTCCG atatattgaaagaatattCGCACAATTAGAAGAGTTTAGAGCATTTGAGTTGCTCAGGTCCGGACTTGATAGATCTAAATATTTACTAGTGAAGGAAGCAAAAGTTATAGCTATGACGTGTACGCATGCAGCTTTAAAAAGGCGTGAACTTGTGGATATGGGTTTCAAATATGACAACATCCTAATGGAGGAGTCTGCACAAATTTTAGAAATTGAAACTTTCATTCCGTTATTACTCCAAAATCCTCAAGATGGTTATAATCGTTTAAAACGTTGGATAATGATTGGAGATCATCATCAATTACCAcctgttattaaaaatatggcattccaaaaatattcgaatatggAACAATCCCTTTTTGCACGATTCGTAAGATTAGGTGTTCCAACAGTTGATTTAGATGGCCAAGGACGAGCCAGGCCaagtatatgtaatttatataattggcGATACAAAAAACTTGGTAATTTATTACACGTAGAACGTAGTGCTGAATATTTAGTGGCAAATGCAGGTTTCCTTTACGATTTTCAATTGGTTAATGTTGAAGATTTCAATGGTATTGGAGAAAGTGAACCTAGcgcatatttttatcaaaatctcGCTGAAGCAGAATATTGTGTTgctgtatttatgtacatgcGTCTGTTGGGTTATCCAGCGGATAAAATTAGTATATTAACTACATATAACGGTCAAAAGCACCTTATAAGAGATGTAATCAATATAAGATGTGCAAATAATCCATTAATAGGTCGGCCAAACAAAGTAACCACCGTTGATAAATATCAGGGTCaacaaaatgattatataatattatctctaGTAAAAACACGAGCAGTAGGTCATTTAAGGGATGCTAGGCGTCTCGTGGTAGCAATGTCAAGAGCACGGCTAGGTCTATATGTCTTTGCCAGAGTATCGctctttaaaaattgtttcgagCTTACACCTGCATTCAATCAATTGATGCAGCGACCGTTAAAGCTTCAACTTTTACCACGAGAAACTTATCCTACTGATAGATTAAACGATGCTATTCCATCTTCGTCTTCAATGGAAATAGAAGACATGCCACATATGGCTAAATTcgtttacgattattatatgGAAAAAGTGAGTGGTATAAAG GAATCACAAAAGATGTGGCAAAAACCAGGTAGTATGCAAACATCTGGTAGTCCAGTACATAAAGTCCCTGCTCATCCTGGTGCTGATGATGACacagatgatgaagaagaaggagagcaACAGCAAGAAACACAAgagattataaatgaaataaccGAAAATAAATGCGAACCGATACAAAACCTGATAGACGAACCAACTTCTGAAGCTGAAGATAATGACGAATAA
- the LOC122637105 gene encoding uncharacterized protein LOC122637105 isoform X1: MFREGQYIEVIKLWVCFQASDNCVATVVVTVQEQIIEIKKKKISTNKWLDLEDWAAVYKILERVVLRNCKNNINEQCRRKFEGCQWKKSTRQLEITCTIESFEWTKDTSLLTIRVNVSPARRKLTKNDIHEQSSGDEKPASKELLDSLIKKEKDLEKPENHSSSQIEQSNYSSHQVLEEYVPDAPIKKNSSPLKYIPSRKSTLQSMQMPSNEYTPVQTCNDGLDNVPYVPNSIKKLNTSYEAYEPHSITSMELVEEYVPNSKGIKTLVEEYEPNFRGKLMKFDESYVPSTVQISNEDVKRVQKIEKLKSRRKGTLTNKKKTEFV; encoded by the exons ATGTTTCGAGAGGGACAATACATAGAAGTGATAAAG CTGTGGGTGTGTTTTCAGGCTTCAGACAATTGTGTGGCGACGGTTGTCGTTACTGTACAAGAacaaattatcgaaataaagaagaaaaagatttcaacCAACAAGTGGCTCGATCTTGAAGATTGGGCGgcagtttataaaatattggaaaGAGTCGTTCTACGTAACTgcaaaaacaatattaacgAGCAATGTCGTCGGAAATTTGAAGGCTGTCAATGGAAAAAATCTACAAGACAATTGGAGATcac GTGTACAATTGAATCCTTTGAATGGACCAAAGATACATCATTGTTAACGATTAGAGTAAATGTATCACCTGCAAGAAGAAAGTTAACAAAGAATGATATACATGAACAAAGCTCGGGTGATGAAAAGCCAGCTTCTAAAGAATTATTAGATAGTttaataaagaaggaaaaagatctaGAAAAACCCGAAAACCATAGCAGTTCGCAGATAGAACAGTCAAACTATTCTTCTCATCAGGTATTAGAAGAGTATGTACCAGATgcacctataaaaaaaaactcttctcctttaaaatatataccaaGTAGAAAAAGTACACTGCAGAGTATGCAAATGCCATCTAATGAATATACACCAGTACAAACATGCAATGATGGTTTGGATAATGTTCCATATGTACCTAACTCCATTAAAAAGCTCAATACTTCTTACGAAGCTTATGAACCTCATAGCATTACTTCCATGGAATTAGTAGAAGAATATGTACCTAATTCTAAAGGTATAAAGACTTTGGTCGAAGAATATGAGCCTAATTTTAGAGGAAAGTTAATGAAATTTGATGAAAGTTACGTACCATCTACTGTACAAATTTCAAACGAGGATGTCAAAAGAGTacaaaagatcgaaaaattaaaGTCACGTAGAAAAGGAACacttacaaataaaaaaaaaacagaattcgTTTAA
- the LOC122637105 gene encoding uncharacterized protein LOC122637105 isoform X2: MFREGQYIEVIKASDNCVATVVVTVQEQIIEIKKKKISTNKWLDLEDWAAVYKILERVVLRNCKNNINEQCRRKFEGCQWKKSTRQLEITCTIESFEWTKDTSLLTIRVNVSPARRKLTKNDIHEQSSGDEKPASKELLDSLIKKEKDLEKPENHSSSQIEQSNYSSHQVLEEYVPDAPIKKNSSPLKYIPSRKSTLQSMQMPSNEYTPVQTCNDGLDNVPYVPNSIKKLNTSYEAYEPHSITSMELVEEYVPNSKGIKTLVEEYEPNFRGKLMKFDESYVPSTVQISNEDVKRVQKIEKLKSRRKGTLTNKKKTEFV; the protein is encoded by the exons ATGTTTCGAGAGGGACAATACATAGAAGTGATAAAG GCTTCAGACAATTGTGTGGCGACGGTTGTCGTTACTGTACAAGAacaaattatcgaaataaagaagaaaaagatttcaacCAACAAGTGGCTCGATCTTGAAGATTGGGCGgcagtttataaaatattggaaaGAGTCGTTCTACGTAACTgcaaaaacaatattaacgAGCAATGTCGTCGGAAATTTGAAGGCTGTCAATGGAAAAAATCTACAAGACAATTGGAGATcac GTGTACAATTGAATCCTTTGAATGGACCAAAGATACATCATTGTTAACGATTAGAGTAAATGTATCACCTGCAAGAAGAAAGTTAACAAAGAATGATATACATGAACAAAGCTCGGGTGATGAAAAGCCAGCTTCTAAAGAATTATTAGATAGTttaataaagaaggaaaaagatctaGAAAAACCCGAAAACCATAGCAGTTCGCAGATAGAACAGTCAAACTATTCTTCTCATCAGGTATTAGAAGAGTATGTACCAGATgcacctataaaaaaaaactcttctcctttaaaatatataccaaGTAGAAAAAGTACACTGCAGAGTATGCAAATGCCATCTAATGAATATACACCAGTACAAACATGCAATGATGGTTTGGATAATGTTCCATATGTACCTAACTCCATTAAAAAGCTCAATACTTCTTACGAAGCTTATGAACCTCATAGCATTACTTCCATGGAATTAGTAGAAGAATATGTACCTAATTCTAAAGGTATAAAGACTTTGGTCGAAGAATATGAGCCTAATTTTAGAGGAAAGTTAATGAAATTTGATGAAAGTTACGTACCATCTACTGTACAAATTTCAAACGAGGATGTCAAAAGAGTacaaaagatcgaaaaattaaaGTCACGTAGAAAAGGAACacttacaaataaaaaaaaaacagaattcgTTTAA
- the LOC122637106 gene encoding protein C3orf33 isoform X2 produces the protein MEKEKVPTVFQKFTIFMERNNRAVEFISYGITGIGLLFALYKIRPFAKFKKPSDVPNHFLQSTELQGRVAYIDPSYGVLLLIDHKPLIPFPKFGREKYLPIKLAGIDTTNHGISWLQTIIRGEKITFLPLIKKKDYLNCIVTFSGKDQKCINIAEELVKLGFGSLCTDQDYLLNNKSTLIYYKSLVKAEKFAQFKRNGYWHSIKKPTFLWKVKIFFSEKLKSLLPIFITKQLNI, from the exons atggagaaagaaaaagtacccACTGTCTTCCAAAAGTTCACTATTTTTATGGAACGAAATAATCGAGCAGTAGAg TTTATTAGCTACGGCATCACTGGAATTGGTTTATTATTCGCATTGTATAAAATAAGGCCA TTtgcaaaatttaaaaaaccATCTGATGTACCAAATCATTTTCTACAAAGTACAGAATTACAAGGACGTGTAGCATATATAGATCCTTCATATGGCGTACTGCTTTTGATAGATCATAAACCTTTGATACCTTTTCCAAAATTTGGCAGGGAAAAGTATTTACCTATAAAGTTAGCTGGCATTGATACAACTAATCATG gtATAAGTTGGTTACAAACTATAATACGTGGAGAAAAGATTACATTTCttccattaattaaaaaaaaggattatttaaattgtattGTCACTTTTTCAGGAAAAGATCAG aaatgtataaatatcgCGGAAGAATTAGTAAAGCTAGGTTTTGGTTCATTATGCACTGAtcaagattatttattaaataacaaatctacattaatatattacaaatcttTAGTCAAAGCAGAGAAATTTGcacaatttaaaagaaatggatACTGGCATTCGATTAAAAAGCCAACATTTTTATGGAAggtcaaaatatttttcagtgAAAAGTTAAAATCTTTATTGccaatatttataacaaaacagctgaatatttaa
- the LOC122637106 gene encoding uncharacterized protein LOC122637106 isoform X1 has protein sequence MEKEKVPTVFQKFTIFMERNNRAVEFISYGITGIGLLFALYKIRPFAKFKKPSDVPNHFLQSTELQGRVAYIDPSYGVLLLIDHKPLIPFPKFGREKYLPIKLAGIDTTNHVYFKRTSKYIIIGISWLQTIIRGEKITFLPLIKKKDYLNCIVTFSGKDQKCINIAEELVKLGFGSLCTDQDYLLNNKSTLIYYKSLVKAEKFAQFKRNGYWHSIKKPTFLWKVKIFFSEKLKSLLPIFITKQLNI, from the exons atggagaaagaaaaagtacccACTGTCTTCCAAAAGTTCACTATTTTTATGGAACGAAATAATCGAGCAGTAGAg TTTATTAGCTACGGCATCACTGGAATTGGTTTATTATTCGCATTGTATAAAATAAGGCCA TTtgcaaaatttaaaaaaccATCTGATGTACCAAATCATTTTCTACAAAGTACAGAATTACAAGGACGTGTAGCATATATAGATCCTTCATATGGCGTACTGCTTTTGATAGATCATAAACCTTTGATACCTTTTCCAAAATTTGGCAGGGAAAAGTATTTACCTATAAAGTTAGCTGGCATTGATACAACTAATCATG tatattttaaacgtacttcaaaatatattattataggtATAAGTTGGTTACAAACTATAATACGTGGAGAAAAGATTACATTTCttccattaattaaaaaaaaggattatttaaattgtattGTCACTTTTTCAGGAAAAGATCAG aaatgtataaatatcgCGGAAGAATTAGTAAAGCTAGGTTTTGGTTCATTATGCACTGAtcaagattatttattaaataacaaatctacattaatatattacaaatcttTAGTCAAAGCAGAGAAATTTGcacaatttaaaagaaatggatACTGGCATTCGATTAAAAAGCCAACATTTTTATGGAAggtcaaaatatttttcagtgAAAAGTTAAAATCTTTATTGccaatatttataacaaaacagctgaatatttaa
- the LOC122637102 gene encoding adipocyte plasma membrane-associated protein yields the protein MGYLKSIGTAFIYTALLLAVITFLPGLPPDATFLEYSITPPTKLSGKLGINNRLNEIEILHVGKFKGPECFDSYNGELYTGLHGGYVVKIDEKGIIPFVKFGGKCDGVLQYHECGKVLGIKFDKKGNLYVIDTYLGIFKVDPNGNYQKIIDISKPIANKIPQIPNNLDVAENGDIFWTDSSTDFPLYDGIFTLLANPSGRLIRYNAATKTNEVLLENLAFPNGVKLSRDGSFLIVLETLTSRIIKYNLKGAKAGQQEILLEGLPGLPDNIHDDNHGGFLVSLCNYVDQEHPQLLQTLIPHPYLRKMLARLLTLIEAPFKLMQSVYPNFYVEQIIHAIGSFETVKFMMVPISAVLQLDTTGKLVDAAYLTNQISSLSSAFIHKGYLWIGSPHNEYVARISLKQAFPHLAQTEKLTHSSNLQDTKERPKTYSATVKPQTVETAKPITKTTGNTETSTTTRTSPKTSTKQENMATPKASASVPSTTAKPSTTAKPSATSVPSTTVKPSTTSVPSTTTEPNTVSKTTPTPKATTATTKPSVKSSTETIPKSNNKEIKSETVKNKVISPIKSENIKETNSKSKVNKQTVQNTQFKAQNQVQKEEHESNESPKVNNNNIPK from the exons ATGGGGTATCTTAAATCCATAGGTACTGCTTTCATTTACACTGCTCTTTTATTAGCTGTGATTACATTTTTACCAGGACTTCCTCCAGATGCTACGTTTTTAGAATACAG caTAACACCACCAACTAAACTAAGTGGAAAATTAGGTATTAATAATCGCTTAAATGAGATAGAAATTTTGCATGTTGGAAAGTTTAAAGGTCCTGAGTGTTTTGATTCTTATAATGGAGAATTATATACTGGCTTACATGGAGGCTATGTTGTTAAAATCGATGAGAAAGGAATTATACCTTTTGTAAAATTTGGTGGAAAATGTG ATGGAGTCTTGCAATATCATGAATGTGGTAAAGTGTTGggtattaaatttgataagaaAGGCAATTTGTATGTTATTGATACTTATTTAGGTATTTTTAAAGTTGATCCAAATGGAAATTACCAAAAAATTATTGACATATCTAAACCAATAGCTAATAAAATTCCACAAATACCTAATAATTTAGATGTAGCAGAAAATGGAGATATATTTTGGACAGATTCTAGCACAGATTTCCCATTATATGATGGTATCTTTACTTTGTTAGCTAATCCATCTGGAag ACTTATTCGATATAATGCAGCTACAAAAACCAATGAAGTATTACTTGAAAATCTAGCATTTCCAAATGGAGTGAAATTAAGTAGAGATGGGAGTTTTTTAATTGTGTTAGAAACATTAACTTcacgtattattaaatataatttaaagggAGCTAAAGCAGGACAACAAGAAATATTGCTCGAAGGTCTTCCTGGCTTACCAGATAATATACATGATGATAATCATGGTGGCTTCCTAGTTAGTCTATGTAATTATGTAGATCAGGAACATCCTCAATTGCTACAAACATTAATACCACATccatatttaagaaaaatgttagCAAGACTTCTCACATTAATAGAAGCTCCATTTAAATTAATGCAAAGTGTTTATCCAAATTTTTACGTAGAACAAATCATTCATGCAATTGGTTCGTTTGAAACAGTAAAGTTTATGATGGTACCGATATCTGCAGTATTGCAATTGGATACCACAGGAAAACTTGTTGATGCTGCATATTTAACAAATCAGATAAGTTCTCTAAGTTCTGCTTTTATTCATAAAGGATATTTATGGATAGGGTCACCACATAATGAATATGTAGCTCGGATATCCTTGAAACAAGCCTTCCCTCATTTAGCACAAACGGAAAAATTAACGCATAGTTCAAATCTACAAGATACAAAGGAACGTCCAAAAACATATAGTGCAACGGTAAAACCACAAACTGTAGAGACAGCAAAACCTATAACTAAAACTACAGGAAATACAGAAACTTCTACTACAACTAGAACAAGTCCCAAAACATCTACTAAGCAGGAAAACATGGCTACTCCCAAAGCAAGTGCATCAGTACCAAGTACTACTGCCAAACCAAGCACTACTGCCAAACCAAGTGCAACATCAGTACCAAGTACTACTGTCAAACCAAGTACAACATCAGTACCAAGTACTACTACTGAACCAAATACTGTATCAAAAACAACTCCAACTCCAAAAGCAACCACAGCTACAACTAAGCCTTCTGTAAAATCAAGTACTGAAACGATTCCAAAATCTAACAATAAGGAAATTAAATCAGAAACAGTAAAGAATAAAGTAATTTCTCCTATTAAatcagaaaatataaaagaaacaaattcaaaatcaaaggtaaataaacaaacagtTCAAAATACTCAATTTAAAGCTCAAAATCAAGtgcaaaaagaagaacatgAAAGTAATGAATCTCCTAaagtaaacaataataacattccaaaataa
- the LOC122637107 gene encoding uncharacterized protein LOC122637107 isoform X1 — protein MAIRHLAHMKICNSLTFSDDLEEQCEDALFEVCDARERYPLLCAEELEKCIRLTTEIQTIKVVPNIKVYHDIEPQTEEQNALLNVASKKQNIPYKHQGTQLKKMLSKIDNLKMVIEQIEKEKFCEINKLFHT, from the exons ATGGCGATACGACATTTAGCTCACATGAAAATATGCAATTCACTT acATTTTCAGATGACTTAGAAGAACAATGTGAAGATGCACTGTTCGAAGTTTGTGATGCTCGAGAACGCTATCCATTATTATGTGctgaagaattagaaaaatgtattagaTTAACTACTGAAATACAg ACTATAAAAGTTGTGccaaatataaaagtatatcatGATATAGAGCCCCAAACAGAAGAGCAAAATGCACTTTTAAATGTTGcatcgaaaaaacaaaatataccGTACAAACATCAAGGTACgcagttaaaaaaaatgttaagtaAAATTGATAATCTAAAAATGGTCATAGAACAAATTGAAAAGGAGAAGTTctgtgaaataaataaactgtTTCATACGTAA
- the LOC122637107 gene encoding uncharacterized protein LOC122637107 isoform X2 produces the protein MQFTYDLEEQCEDALFEVCDARERYPLLCAEELEKCIRLTTEIQTIKVVPNIKVYHDIEPQTEEQNALLNVASKKQNIPYKHQGTQLKKMLSKIDNLKMVIEQIEKEKFCEINKLFHT, from the exons ATGCAATTCACTT ATGACTTAGAAGAACAATGTGAAGATGCACTGTTCGAAGTTTGTGATGCTCGAGAACGCTATCCATTATTATGTGctgaagaattagaaaaatgtattagaTTAACTACTGAAATACAg ACTATAAAAGTTGTGccaaatataaaagtatatcatGATATAGAGCCCCAAACAGAAGAGCAAAATGCACTTTTAAATGTTGcatcgaaaaaacaaaatataccGTACAAACATCAAGGTACgcagttaaaaaaaatgttaagtaAAATTGATAATCTAAAAATGGTCATAGAACAAATTGAAAAGGAGAAGTTctgtgaaataaataaactgtTTCATACGTAA
- the LOC122637107 gene encoding uncharacterized protein LOC122637107 isoform X3: protein MNDLEEQCEDALFEVCDARERYPLLCAEELEKCIRLTTEIQTIKVVPNIKVYHDIEPQTEEQNALLNVASKKQNIPYKHQGTQLKKMLSKIDNLKMVIEQIEKEKFCEINKLFHT from the exons atga ATGACTTAGAAGAACAATGTGAAGATGCACTGTTCGAAGTTTGTGATGCTCGAGAACGCTATCCATTATTATGTGctgaagaattagaaaaatgtattagaTTAACTACTGAAATACAg ACTATAAAAGTTGTGccaaatataaaagtatatcatGATATAGAGCCCCAAACAGAAGAGCAAAATGCACTTTTAAATGTTGcatcgaaaaaacaaaatataccGTACAAACATCAAGGTACgcagttaaaaaaaatgttaagtaAAATTGATAATCTAAAAATGGTCATAGAACAAATTGAAAAGGAGAAGTTctgtgaaataaataaactgtTTCATACGTAA